From one Arenicella chitinivorans genomic stretch:
- a CDS encoding bile acid:sodium symporter family protein has translation MNGAAIDDFTLDLGQGSEIGLSVALVLMMLGVALGLRTSHFAFFRTEPRVFFAGLLGQLLGLPLLTLALCFILGPLPSVALGMILIACCPGGNVSNLLVLLARGDVALSVSLTATSSICAAFITPVMIVFWSSLYPPTANLLTTLEFDSLSFLIHTSAILGLPLVVGMLIAHFAPRFADAIRRPVVALGGVALMVIIAVSVLRYLDEFLQIGVSLLGVVAMHNFLAFGLGNLVARAVGANKAKQRAITFEVGIQNSGLGIVILLTQLGGLGGAAAVVGLWGTWHLIAGLVLVMVFRLSNAGTTPN, from the coding sequence GTGAATGGGGCGGCGATCGACGACTTCACCCTTGATCTGGGTCAAGGCTCCGAAATTGGTCTTTCTGTTGCTCTAGTACTGATGATGCTGGGCGTTGCCCTCGGTTTGCGAACCAGTCATTTTGCATTTTTCCGTACCGAGCCTCGGGTATTTTTTGCGGGCTTGCTCGGCCAGCTATTAGGGCTTCCCCTACTGACGCTGGCCTTGTGTTTTATTCTCGGTCCGCTTCCTTCAGTGGCTTTGGGCATGATTCTGATTGCGTGTTGTCCCGGCGGAAATGTCTCCAATCTGCTGGTCTTACTCGCGCGAGGGGATGTCGCTTTATCGGTGTCGTTAACTGCCACATCGAGCATTTGCGCCGCATTCATCACGCCAGTCATGATTGTGTTTTGGAGTAGTCTGTATCCACCTACCGCAAACTTGCTGACCACCTTGGAGTTCGATTCACTTTCTTTTTTAATACACACCAGCGCTATTCTCGGATTACCCTTGGTTGTAGGCATGTTGATCGCCCATTTTGCACCACGTTTCGCGGATGCGATTCGACGCCCAGTTGTGGCCTTGGGTGGCGTCGCGTTAATGGTGATCATCGCGGTCAGTGTGCTACGCTATTTGGACGAGTTTTTGCAGATCGGCGTCAGCTTGCTCGGCGTCGTCGCGATGCATAATTTTTTGGCCTTTGGACTGGGAAACCTGGTGGCCCGAGCAGTTGGTGCCAATAAGGCTAAACAGCGTGCAATCACATTCGAAGTAGGGATTCAGAATAGTGGTTTAGGAATCGTGATACTGCTCACGCAACTGGGTGGGTTAGGCGGCGCCGCAGCCGTGGTTGGATTGTGGGGCACCTGGCATTTGATTGCAGGTCTGGTACTGGTTATGGTGTTTCGACTGAGCAATGCTGGCACGACACCAAACTAA
- a CDS encoding N-acyl-D-amino-acid deacylase family protein, with protein MFDTKIINGLVYDGSGGVPVRTNIGISQGIITEIGDCNAPAKHTLDAEGAIVTPGFIDVHTHYDGQVSWDEELQPSVNHGVTTVVLGNCGVGFAPCRAQDRDQLIKLMEGVEDIPGTALHEGIQWDWETFPEYMDAIEKIPHTLDFAVMVPHDPLRVFVMGERAMFDELATDDDIQQMQATVREAMEAGAVGFSTGRSDSHKTADGDWTPASEASRAELVGIAEAFQGLSYGVLQAVNDFDMVRPQDNFDKEFDLMSDFFRAGGRPGSMSLMQRDFAPDDWRKIIAGCEQLNNEGLDIKLQVAPRAIGVFNGLNCTFHPLMAHPSYLTIRDKPLAERVAIMRDPEFKQRLLSESPVALAGKGSSVPPLADMMIAQYPQLAEKFFKLDRDGVVDYEQNSDTSIAGMARADGVSVWETTYDILLQDDGHALLYFPVFNYTEMNYDNVYTMLTHPDALPGLSDGGAHVGTICDASFPTYLLTYWARDRAKKNRSSIELSRAIQMLTADGADYLGLTDRGRLKIGLKADVNIIDFEQLNLGVPKMVQDLPAGGQRLLQPVSGYKAVFVSGEQVVANDAVLDARPGKLVRMRAAS; from the coding sequence ATGTTTGATACAAAAATTATTAATGGCTTGGTTTACGATGGTTCCGGAGGCGTACCAGTGCGAACCAATATTGGGATCAGTCAAGGTATTATCACTGAGATCGGTGATTGTAATGCACCGGCAAAACACACGTTGGATGCTGAAGGCGCGATTGTCACGCCAGGCTTTATCGATGTGCACACGCACTATGACGGTCAGGTGTCTTGGGACGAGGAGTTGCAGCCATCCGTTAATCACGGTGTGACTACGGTGGTGTTAGGCAACTGCGGCGTTGGATTCGCACCTTGCCGAGCGCAAGACCGTGACCAACTCATCAAGCTGATGGAAGGTGTGGAAGATATTCCCGGCACGGCCCTGCACGAGGGCATTCAATGGGACTGGGAGACTTTTCCCGAATACATGGATGCAATTGAAAAAATTCCTCACACTCTGGACTTCGCTGTGATGGTGCCGCACGACCCATTGCGTGTGTTCGTGATGGGCGAGCGAGCGATGTTCGATGAGTTGGCGACCGATGACGATATTCAACAGATGCAGGCCACCGTACGTGAAGCAATGGAAGCCGGTGCGGTTGGGTTTTCCACTGGACGTAGTGATTCACATAAAACTGCGGACGGTGATTGGACGCCCGCGAGTGAAGCCAGTCGTGCCGAGTTAGTTGGGATTGCGGAAGCGTTTCAAGGGCTGTCGTACGGTGTGTTGCAAGCAGTGAATGATTTTGACATGGTTCGACCACAAGACAATTTTGATAAAGAATTTGACCTGATGTCAGATTTTTTTCGTGCGGGTGGTCGACCGGGTTCGATGTCATTAATGCAGCGCGACTTCGCGCCTGATGATTGGCGAAAGATTATTGCTGGTTGTGAACAGTTGAACAACGAAGGACTGGACATCAAACTGCAGGTGGCACCCAGAGCGATTGGCGTTTTCAATGGCTTAAACTGCACGTTTCATCCGTTGATGGCGCATCCGAGTTACCTAACAATCCGGGACAAACCGCTCGCCGAGCGCGTGGCGATTATGCGTGACCCAGAGTTTAAACAACGCTTGTTGTCCGAGTCGCCGGTAGCCTTGGCGGGTAAGGGGTCATCAGTACCACCCTTAGCCGACATGATGATTGCGCAGTACCCGCAATTGGCTGAAAAGTTTTTTAAGCTAGACCGCGATGGTGTGGTGGATTACGAGCAAAACAGCGACACATCGATTGCCGGTATGGCGCGGGCTGATGGCGTATCCGTGTGGGAAACAACCTACGATATTTTGTTACAAGATGACGGTCATGCGCTGCTGTATTTTCCGGTGTTCAATTACACCGAGATGAATTACGACAATGTCTACACCATGCTCACGCACCCAGATGCGCTTCCTGGGCTGTCGGACGGTGGGGCGCATGTTGGCACTATTTGTGATGCCAGTTTTCCGACCTACCTTTTGACTTACTGGGCACGAGATCGCGCTAAAAAGAACCGTTCTAGTATCGAATTATCGCGCGCCATTCAGATGCTCACGGCGGATGGTGCGGATTACCTGGGTTTAACTGATCGAGGTCGATTAAAGATTGGGCTCAAAGCCGACGTCAATATCATCGATTTTGAGCAACTGAATCTGGGTGTGCCAAAAATGGTGCAGGACCTACCCGCTGGCGGTCAGCGTTTATTGCAACCAGTAAGCGGTTACAAAGCGGTATTTGTTAGTGGTGAGCAAGTGGTGGCAAATGATGCGGTGCTGGACGCAAGGCCGGGTAAGTTGGTGCGTATGCGCGCTGCATCATAA
- the trhA gene encoding PAQR family membrane homeostasis protein TrhA has protein sequence MYKGEFFNSISHLVGTVFALVGSSVLITLAAVEGNALKIVSYSVYSSTLFTLYLSSTLYHSFRGRVKELFRKFDYHAIYLLIAGTYTPFALIALQGATGWWLFGVVWGLAVVGIIVENLPIPGPRVLPIVIYIAMGWACVFTLESMIAGMSPLAFYFLLSGGLIYTAGVVFYVLDHWYPWCHGVWHLFVIAGSVCHYIAIMML, from the coding sequence ATGTACAAAGGCGAATTTTTCAACAGCATCAGCCACTTGGTGGGCACCGTGTTTGCATTAGTGGGCTCATCGGTATTGATCACGCTGGCCGCGGTTGAAGGCAATGCACTGAAAATTGTGAGCTACAGTGTGTACAGTTCAACCTTGTTTACTCTGTACCTTAGCTCCACGCTGTATCACAGCTTTCGTGGTCGAGTAAAAGAGCTGTTTCGTAAATTTGATTATCACGCGATTTACTTACTGATCGCCGGAACCTATACCCCGTTTGCCCTGATTGCCCTGCAAGGCGCAACAGGTTGGTGGCTATTCGGCGTGGTTTGGGGCCTCGCAGTGGTCGGGATCATCGTCGAGAATCTGCCGATTCCCGGGCCGCGGGTCCTGCCGATTGTGATCTACATTGCCATGGGCTGGGCGTGTGTCTTCACGCTTGAATCCATGATCGCAGGCATGTCACCACTGGCATTTTATTTTTTGTTAAGTGGCGGCCTGATCTACACGGCGGGCGTGGTGTTTTACGTGCTCGATCATTGGTATCCTTGGTGCCACGGCGTGTGGCACCTGTTTGTTATCGCGGGCAGCGTGTGCCATTACATCGCCATCATGATGTTATGA
- a CDS encoding HD domain-containing protein, with amino-acid sequence MHANFNKMSDSTADDWQAIMGEQMQFFSKLPDRILAHMQLLDDDYGGFPVDRLQHSLQTAELAAEAGEDEQFVVCALLHDIGDTLGSTNHADVAAAILQPFVSEANYWMIKHHAIVQGYNFFHHIGLDRNLRDTLKGHAHYAQTERFVSKYDDLAFDARKPKLALSLFEPMVRNVFAKPINSIYQKALNKAS; translated from the coding sequence ATGCACGCAAATTTCAATAAAATGTCAGACAGCACCGCCGATGACTGGCAGGCGATTATGGGCGAACAGATGCAGTTTTTTTCCAAGCTGCCGGACCGTATTCTTGCTCACATGCAATTGCTAGACGATGACTACGGTGGTTTCCCTGTGGATCGCTTGCAACACAGCCTACAGACGGCAGAGTTGGCGGCCGAGGCTGGCGAAGACGAACAGTTTGTGGTGTGCGCCTTATTGCATGATATTGGCGACACGCTCGGCAGCACCAACCATGCCGATGTTGCAGCGGCAATCTTGCAACCTTTCGTGTCCGAAGCTAATTATTGGATGATTAAGCACCATGCGATTGTTCAAGGCTATAACTTCTTTCACCACATCGGCTTGGATCGTAATCTGCGTGACACACTTAAAGGCCATGCTCATTATGCGCAAACAGAACGTTTCGTTAGCAAGTATGATGATTTAGCATTCGATGCACGCAAACCAAAGCTGGCGTTAAGCCTATTTGAGCCGATGGTCAGAAACGTATTCGCCAAACCGATTAACAGCATCTACCAAAAAGCATTGAATAAAGCCAGTTAA
- a CDS encoding START domain-containing protein, with the protein MHRIQVPVIVGMLCIAVLSSASSTHTEVEYEWHLKRDRDGIQVYVSKVADSKFKAMRAQMVVETPVRSLVALITDLENCQKWAPTCKRAHIVTRLSPTESIVYSHNNLPFPVRDRVAYSRVVWTVDAHTGIVLMRSHALSDDQYHVRRGVIRVTDAMSEWRFTPQAEGRVLVESFVYADPNGAIPAWLTNLLMVDTPYDTMRQVRKLAQTEKYRQALVPFLP; encoded by the coding sequence ATGCATAGAATTCAAGTTCCGGTGATCGTGGGAATGCTCTGCATTGCGGTGTTGAGTTCGGCTAGCTCGACACACACCGAGGTTGAGTATGAGTGGCATTTAAAGCGTGATCGTGACGGCATTCAAGTGTATGTCAGTAAGGTCGCTGACTCCAAATTCAAAGCCATGCGAGCCCAGATGGTGGTGGAGACGCCAGTACGCAGCCTAGTCGCGTTGATTACGGATCTGGAAAACTGTCAGAAGTGGGCGCCGACCTGTAAGCGGGCGCACATTGTGACGCGCCTATCGCCGACTGAGAGTATTGTTTACTCACATAATAATTTGCCGTTCCCTGTTCGAGATCGTGTTGCGTATTCCCGAGTCGTTTGGACGGTTGATGCGCACACAGGCATCGTATTAATGCGCAGTCACGCGCTGTCGGATGATCAATATCACGTTCGTCGGGGCGTGATTCGGGTGACTGATGCGATGTCTGAATGGCGCTTTACGCCGCAGGCCGAGGGCCGGGTATTGGTAGAAAGCTTCGTGTATGCTGACCCAAATGGTGCGATTCCGGCGTGGCTCACCAACTTACTGATGGTCGATACGCCGTACGACACCATGCGGCAAGTACGCAAGTTGGCGCAGACCGAAAAATATCGGCAAGCATTGGTGCCATTTCTACCCTAG
- a CDS encoding glutathione S-transferase family protein: MITLHHLRIGRSIFTVWLLEELALDYELKVYHRDPDTMRAQADLKAVHPLGKSPVIEDGPLLLTESNVITAYLLEKFDTEHKLHPDRGDLAVWAQYNQWLAYPEGSVFAPLLLKMLTLRSGVDHPVISPFSDAEIALHFAHIADQLGDRPYILGQEFSGADFGICYMVSMAERLGLLTSYPSLQAYLGRCRARPAFERAIAKAVE, translated from the coding sequence ATGATTACACTTCATCATCTGCGTATTGGGCGTTCCATTTTTACTGTTTGGTTACTCGAAGAGCTGGCGCTTGATTATGAACTCAAGGTCTACCATCGTGACCCGGACACCATGCGTGCACAGGCGGATTTGAAGGCGGTACATCCGCTGGGTAAAAGCCCAGTCATTGAAGATGGGCCGCTGTTGCTCACCGAATCGAATGTTATTACCGCTTACTTGCTTGAAAAGTTCGATACCGAGCACAAACTGCATCCGGACAGAGGTGATCTCGCTGTTTGGGCGCAGTACAACCAATGGTTAGCGTATCCAGAAGGCTCGGTGTTCGCGCCTTTGTTGCTTAAGATGCTGACGCTGCGTAGTGGTGTCGATCATCCAGTAATTAGCCCGTTCAGTGACGCTGAAATCGCGTTGCATTTTGCGCACATCGCGGACCAACTGGGAGATCGGCCGTATATCCTAGGACAAGAATTCTCCGGTGCTGACTTTGGTATCTGTTACATGGTTTCCATGGCCGAGCGCCTGGGCCTGCTTACCTCGTATCCCAGCTTGCAGGCGTATTTGGGGCGATGCCGTGCGCGACCGGCGTTCGAACGCGCCATTGCGAAAGCGGTTGAGTAG
- the ggt gene encoding gamma-glutamyltransferase has product MISFRLVYSTLAAVLTLISAGTTTAADRVSGETFALRSPVLASNAMAATSQPLATQVALDIMQRGGNAIDAAIAANAVLGLVEPTGNGIGGDLFAIVWDAKSKKLVGLNGSGRSPKSLSLQWFNDQGYESIPSHGPLPVTVPGTVDGWFMLHNRFGSKPMSELLAPAIRYAEQGFPVTQLIAYYWNRSVPILSKWPGFTEQFTLQGRAPKQGEIWRNPNLAKTLKIIAEQGRNGFYTGPVAKVIAEYMQANGGFLSVADLAEHRGNWVDPVSTNYRGYDVWELPPNGQGIAALQMLNMLEEFDLEAMGRESAEFVHLFTEVKKVVFEDRAKYYADPDFNTIPLATLLSKEYARERLKLIDLSDASDAFAAGNILSEGDTIYLTTADSEGNMVSLIQSNYRGMGSGMTPPGLGFILQDRGEMFSLEPGHFNQFEGGKRPFHTIIPAFVTKNGKPWMSFGLMGGAMQPQGHVQIIVNMIDFDLDVQAAGDAPRIHHTGSSEPTGEQMMDGGILNLETGYPYATIRELMRLGHKVQFANGPYGGYQAIHRADNGVYWGATETRKDGHAAGY; this is encoded by the coding sequence ATGATCTCTTTCCGTTTGGTTTATTCTACTCTCGCAGCAGTATTAACATTGATTAGCGCAGGCACTACGACGGCTGCTGATCGCGTTAGTGGTGAGACATTCGCCCTTCGATCTCCGGTGTTGGCCAGCAATGCGATGGCCGCCACCTCGCAACCGTTGGCCACCCAAGTGGCGCTAGACATAATGCAGCGCGGAGGCAATGCCATCGATGCAGCGATCGCGGCCAACGCCGTTCTGGGGCTGGTTGAGCCGACTGGTAACGGAATCGGTGGTGATTTGTTCGCTATCGTGTGGGATGCAAAAAGCAAAAAATTGGTCGGATTGAACGGGTCGGGGAGATCGCCCAAGTCACTGAGCCTGCAATGGTTCAACGATCAGGGTTATGAGTCCATTCCGTCGCACGGGCCACTACCGGTAACGGTACCAGGCACTGTGGATGGCTGGTTCATGCTGCATAATCGTTTTGGCTCCAAACCGATGTCTGAGTTGTTAGCCCCAGCGATTCGGTATGCTGAGCAAGGGTTTCCGGTTACACAGCTTATCGCTTATTACTGGAATCGCTCAGTACCAATCCTGTCAAAATGGCCGGGTTTTACGGAGCAGTTCACGCTGCAAGGGCGCGCACCAAAGCAAGGGGAGATTTGGCGTAATCCGAATTTGGCTAAAACTCTTAAAATAATTGCTGAACAAGGTCGAAATGGATTTTATACGGGCCCAGTTGCCAAGGTGATTGCCGAGTACATGCAAGCGAATGGCGGCTTTTTATCGGTAGCGGATTTGGCTGAACATCGGGGCAATTGGGTGGATCCAGTCAGTACCAATTACCGTGGATACGACGTTTGGGAATTACCGCCCAATGGGCAGGGTATTGCCGCATTACAGATGCTGAATATGCTGGAAGAGTTTGACCTGGAGGCCATGGGGCGCGAATCAGCTGAATTCGTGCATCTATTTACCGAAGTCAAAAAAGTCGTATTCGAGGATCGTGCAAAATATTATGCAGACCCAGATTTCAACACGATTCCGTTGGCAACCTTGTTGTCCAAAGAGTACGCTCGCGAGCGGCTCAAGCTGATTGATTTAAGCGATGCCAGTGACGCGTTCGCTGCGGGTAATATTCTGTCGGAAGGCGACACCATTTACCTGACCACGGCCGACTCTGAAGGCAATATGGTATCTCTGATTCAAAGTAATTACCGCGGCATGGGGTCAGGTATGACACCACCGGGCCTGGGCTTCATCTTGCAGGATCGCGGCGAAATGTTTTCGCTGGAACCGGGCCATTTCAATCAATTTGAAGGCGGTAAACGACCTTTTCATACCATTATTCCTGCATTTGTGACCAAGAACGGTAAGCCTTGGATGAGTTTTGGTTTGATGGGCGGTGCCATGCAACCACAGGGGCACGTGCAGATTATCGTGAACATGATTGATTTTGATCTCGATGTGCAGGCGGCCGGCGATGCGCCTCGTATCCACCACACCGGATCCTCTGAGCCAACCGGCGAGCAGATGATGGACGGCGGTATACTGAATCTGGAAACCGGATACCCCTACGCTACCATTCGCGAACTTATGCGTTTGGGTCACAAAGTGCAATTCGCAAATGGCCCTTATGGAGGCTATCAGGCCATTCATCGCGCGGACAATGGCGTTTACTGGGGCGCGACCGAAACGCGTAAAGACGGTCATGCGGCTGGTTATTAG
- a CDS encoding PepSY-associated TM helix domain-containing protein yields MLTWRRQLQRIHRVLGISVCAFVLVMSVTGVLLVWKKEFLWLSVPGAKAKVERQWVPVAMDRIQAHYAPGEVRSVRLYSLGLAIHKVYLTERRYAWFDQQGHFVQQWHSNERFEDWLLDLHHRFLLGNTVGLNIAGVSGILVFLLCILGGIIWWPRRRSYRLGIRPKSTRREAWLISHGNLGVSFALPIMLLAFTGVLLVYPSESRSVLVSPWVPAATPTTIHSDQEFADWRQRITFVHQQFPGAEVRWISPASERFPAHSIGFQQSDSLNPTGISSLRFAIAEDETAITKSDAQSWTALERLFRFSYPLHTGELGLWYRLLLTVTGLALAGLMLLSMVSYARSSQRWR; encoded by the coding sequence ATGCTAACTTGGCGTCGCCAGTTGCAGCGGATTCATCGTGTGCTTGGCATTTCGGTATGCGCGTTTGTGCTCGTCATGAGTGTGACCGGCGTCTTGCTGGTGTGGAAAAAGGAATTCCTCTGGCTTAGCGTGCCTGGTGCAAAGGCTAAGGTGGAACGACAATGGGTGCCGGTGGCGATGGATCGTATCCAGGCCCACTATGCACCTGGCGAAGTGCGTTCGGTGCGGCTGTACAGCCTCGGTTTGGCGATCCACAAAGTGTATCTGACTGAACGCCGCTATGCGTGGTTTGATCAGCAAGGTCATTTTGTACAGCAGTGGCATTCCAATGAGCGTTTTGAAGACTGGTTGCTTGATCTGCATCACCGATTTCTTCTTGGCAATACTGTCGGACTCAACATTGCCGGAGTATCGGGTATCTTGGTGTTTTTACTGTGCATTCTTGGCGGCATTATCTGGTGGCCACGACGCCGTAGCTACCGGCTAGGGATCCGCCCTAAAAGCACGCGGCGCGAAGCCTGGCTAATAAGTCATGGTAATCTCGGGGTCAGTTTCGCGCTACCAATCATGTTGCTTGCATTCACTGGTGTACTTCTGGTTTATCCCAGTGAGTCGCGTTCGGTATTGGTGAGCCCCTGGGTACCGGCCGCGACGCCGACGACGATCCATAGCGATCAGGAATTTGCTGATTGGCGTCAACGGATCACCTTTGTGCACCAACAGTTTCCCGGCGCCGAGGTGCGCTGGATCTCGCCTGCGAGCGAGCGATTTCCAGCACACAGTATCGGGTTTCAACAATCTGATTCGCTGAATCCGACTGGCATCTCTTCGCTACGTTTTGCCATAGCGGAAGATGAGACAGCCATTACCAAATCCGATGCCCAGTCATGGACGGCACTGGAGCGTCTGTTTCGATTCAGCTATCCGTTACACACCGGCGAACTTGGCTTGTGGTATCGTCTGCTGCTCACAGTAACCGGGCTTGCTCTAGCCGGACTCATGCTGCTGTCGATGGTGTCCTATGCTCGTTCGAGCCAGCGCTGGCGATGA
- a CDS encoding VOC family protein, with amino-acid sequence MPKLEHTNLTVTDPDTLAERLCQLFDWQVRWSGPALDDGYTVHVGGPESYLALYRPPNHKTSDLNHLVIGNLNHIGIEVDDLAKTEQRMLDAGLKPFKHADYDPGKRFYVMVDDNLELECISYAA; translated from the coding sequence ATGCCAAAACTCGAACACACCAACTTAACGGTGACCGACCCTGATACCCTTGCAGAACGCCTGTGCCAGTTATTTGATTGGCAGGTCCGCTGGTCTGGCCCCGCTTTGGATGATGGCTACACAGTCCATGTTGGTGGCCCAGAGAGCTACCTGGCTTTGTATCGTCCACCAAATCACAAAACCAGTGACCTCAATCATCTCGTGATTGGTAATCTAAACCACATTGGTATCGAGGTGGATGATCTGGCGAAAACCGAACAGCGTATGCTTGATGCTGGGCTTAAACCATTCAAACATGCAGATTACGATCCAGGAAAACGATTTTACGTGATGGTGGACGACAATCTGGAGCTTGAATGCATCAGTTACGCGGCATAA
- the soxR gene encoding redox-sensitive transcriptional activator SoxR has translation MVNDPSLSIGQVAKRTGTNVSAIRFYADEGLIPSMRSASGHRYFARSVIRRVSFILIAQNLGYSLQQIRNALASLPDNRTPTKADWDRLGRQFSQDIDQQIARLTRFKQKLSGCIGCGCLSLKNCHLYNQEDSASEFGAGPRFLLGDKPKAHE, from the coding sequence ATGGTGAACGATCCAAGTCTCAGTATTGGGCAAGTGGCAAAGCGCACCGGGACGAATGTGTCGGCGATCCGGTTTTATGCAGATGAGGGTTTAATTCCGAGTATGCGCAGCGCCAGCGGCCATCGATATTTTGCGCGTTCGGTGATTCGGCGGGTTTCATTTATCTTGATTGCGCAGAATTTAGGTTACAGTCTGCAACAGATTCGTAATGCACTCGCTTCCTTGCCGGACAACCGAACGCCAACCAAGGCGGATTGGGATCGACTCGGGCGTCAATTCAGTCAGGACATCGATCAACAAATTGCCCGACTAACCCGATTTAAACAGAAGTTAAGTGGCTGTATCGGCTGTGGCTGTTTGTCACTGAAGAACTGTCATCTCTACAATCAGGAGGACAGTGCCAGCGAATTTGGGGCTGGCCCACGTTTTTTATTGGGCGATAAACCCAAAGCCCATGAGTGA
- a CDS encoding DUF4389 domain-containing protein, with translation MSDQYEGNTGWMRVLFVAVFWFIFYLTQLVIAAVVIAQCLFTLLTSKPNDYLLKFGESLSKYVQEILRYVTFNTDVRPFPFSDFPKSDIVITAESGESQ, from the coding sequence ATGTCAGATCAATATGAAGGAAATACTGGATGGATGCGCGTGCTGTTTGTTGCCGTGTTCTGGTTCATCTTTTACCTGACTCAACTAGTGATTGCCGCCGTGGTGATTGCACAATGTCTGTTCACCCTGTTGACATCTAAACCGAATGACTACCTGCTTAAATTCGGCGAAAGTTTGAGTAAATACGTACAGGAAATTCTTCGTTACGTCACCTTTAACACCGACGTGCGTCCGTTTCCGTTCTCGGACTTTCCGAAATCCGATATTGTGATTACCGCAGAGTCTGGCGAGTCGCAATAA
- a CDS encoding S1C family serine protease — translation MMKQSASSAFDVRLRSVTRHQILVLLLILSTWSPTSGAKEDFAEYYSQVYQIRVISPQAGSKSSIGSGFQVSRDGLIITNFHVIAAYVHAPERHKIEYQSHTGQKGSLTLLDFDVVNDLALLRHSNPSEKTLRMSDVALLKGQTVYALGNPRDYGTSLVQGPNNGLVEHSYDAQILFSASLNPGMSGGPALNSDGEVVGVNVATAGSQLSFLVPVAKAKALVAADREVLQQDYQAEIARQIKVWQRVRVQALIDSPWPTEEFAGKPLFGEIRKDFQCWGYTNDDEEARKVADASKSCRASNTLYLNHDLNAGELYFSFAHSRSLTLSPTQFASTIRPWMSANNDSNFTHSTNYQCHVDFLRGSASENMFQRATVCVRTYKKMAGLYDSLLLLEQVENEQKWVAHLSVSAVEKDQIQQINHKFLEHVQ, via the coding sequence ATGATGAAACAATCGGCCAGCTCCGCTTTTGATGTGCGGCTTAGGTCTGTGACGCGTCACCAAATTTTGGTGCTGCTACTCATTTTAAGTACTTGGTCGCCAACCAGTGGGGCCAAGGAAGATTTCGCCGAGTATTACAGCCAGGTGTATCAGATACGCGTGATTTCGCCGCAGGCGGGAAGTAAGTCGTCGATTGGTTCTGGATTTCAGGTCAGTCGAGATGGTTTGATCATCACGAATTTCCATGTGATTGCCGCCTATGTACACGCCCCTGAGCGCCACAAAATTGAATATCAGTCACACACCGGTCAAAAGGGCAGCCTGACACTGTTAGACTTTGATGTCGTCAATGATCTGGCGCTGCTTCGGCACTCGAACCCAAGTGAAAAGACACTGCGCATGTCTGATGTCGCCTTGCTGAAAGGCCAAACTGTCTACGCGCTGGGTAATCCTCGCGATTATGGTACCAGTCTAGTTCAAGGTCCGAACAATGGGTTGGTGGAACACAGCTACGACGCACAGATTCTGTTTTCAGCCAGTCTCAATCCCGGAATGAGTGGTGGTCCAGCTCTAAACAGCGATGGTGAGGTAGTCGGTGTGAACGTGGCGACTGCGGGAAGCCAGTTGAGCTTTTTGGTGCCGGTGGCAAAAGCCAAAGCGCTGGTGGCTGCCGATCGTGAAGTATTGCAGCAGGACTACCAAGCTGAGATCGCGCGACAAATCAAAGTGTGGCAACGCGTGCGTGTGCAAGCGCTAATAGACAGCCCTTGGCCAACCGAAGAGTTCGCGGGTAAACCGTTGTTCGGCGAGATTCGTAAAGACTTTCAATGTTGGGGTTACACCAATGACGACGAGGAAGCACGCAAAGTCGCCGACGCATCTAAATCCTGTCGGGCCAGCAACACACTGTATCTAAACCATGACCTTAACGCCGGTGAGCTGTATTTCAGTTTTGCACACTCGCGCTCTTTAACGCTCTCGCCAACGCAGTTTGCCAGCACCATTCGGCCCTGGATGTCGGCCAATAATGATTCGAATTTTACACACTCAACCAATTATCAATGTCATGTAGATTTCTTGCGTGGTAGCGCATCTGAGAACATGTTTCAGCGCGCAACCGTGTGCGTGCGAACATACAAGAAAATGGCAGGTTTATACGACTCTCTGTTGTTATTGGAGCAGGTTGAGAACGAACAAAAGTGGGTCGCGCATTTGTCTGTCTCGGCCGTTGAGAAAGACCAAATTCAGCAAATAAATCACAAGTTTTTGGAGCACGTACAATGA